The following coding sequences are from one Streptomyces sp. NBC_00536 window:
- the typA gene encoding translational GTPase TypA produces MTTRHDIRNVAIVAHVDHGKTTLVDAMLKQAGAFAAHQHLDDRMMDSNDLEREKGITILAKNTAVKYHPKEGGAPITINIIDTPGHADFGGEVERGLSMVDAVVLLVDASEGPLPQTRFVLRKALQAKMPVILCINKTDRPDSRIDEVVNETYDLFLDLDADEEQIEFPIVYACARDGVASLTKPEDGTVPADSENLEPFFSTILAHVPAPEYDEAAPLQAHVTNLDADNFLGRIALVRVEQGELRKGQTVTWIKRDGSQSNVRITELLMTEALTRKPAEVAGPGDICAVAGFPDIMIGETLADTENPIALPLITVDEPAISMTIGTNTSPMVGRGGSGKGADAKSAVKDRKVTARQVKDRLDRELIGNVSLRVLDTERPDAWEVQGRGELALAILVEQMRREGFELTIGKPQVVTQLVDGKVHEPVERMTIDVPEEHMGAVTQLMGVRKGRMDNMSNHGSGWVRMEFVVPSRGLIGFRTEFLTNTRGTGIAHSIHEGLEPWFGELKTRNNGSLVADRAGSVTPFAMINLQERGVLFTDPGTEVYEGMIIGENSRADDMDVNITKEKKLTNMRAASADNTENVVPPRKLSLEQSLEFCRDDECVEVTPEAVRIRKVVLDQKERGRTTSRAKR; encoded by the coding sequence ATGACCACGCGCCACGACATTCGTAATGTAGCCATCGTCGCCCACGTCGACCATGGCAAGACGACCCTCGTCGACGCCATGCTGAAGCAGGCAGGTGCCTTCGCCGCCCACCAGCACCTCGACGACCGCATGATGGACTCGAACGACCTGGAGCGCGAGAAGGGCATCACCATTCTCGCGAAGAACACCGCGGTCAAGTACCACCCGAAGGAGGGTGGCGCGCCGATCACGATCAACATCATCGACACCCCGGGCCACGCCGACTTCGGTGGCGAGGTCGAGCGCGGTCTGTCGATGGTGGACGCGGTCGTCCTCCTCGTCGACGCCTCCGAGGGCCCGCTGCCGCAGACGCGCTTCGTGCTCCGCAAGGCGCTCCAGGCGAAGATGCCCGTCATCCTCTGCATCAACAAGACCGACCGCCCCGACTCGCGGATCGACGAGGTCGTCAACGAGACGTACGACCTCTTCCTCGACCTGGACGCGGACGAGGAGCAGATCGAGTTCCCGATCGTCTACGCCTGCGCCCGTGACGGCGTCGCCTCGCTGACCAAGCCGGAGGACGGCACCGTCCCGGCCGACAGCGAGAACCTGGAGCCGTTCTTCTCGACGATCCTGGCGCACGTGCCGGCCCCCGAGTACGACGAGGCCGCCCCGCTCCAGGCCCACGTCACCAACCTCGACGCCGACAACTTCCTGGGCCGCATCGCCCTGGTCCGCGTCGAGCAGGGCGAGCTGCGCAAGGGCCAGACCGTCACCTGGATCAAGCGCGACGGTTCGCAGTCGAACGTCCGCATCACCGAGCTGCTCATGACCGAGGCGCTCACCCGCAAGCCGGCCGAGGTGGCGGGCCCGGGTGACATCTGCGCGGTCGCCGGCTTCCCCGACATCATGATCGGCGAGACCCTCGCCGACACGGAGAACCCGATCGCGCTCCCGCTGATCACGGTCGACGAGCCGGCGATCTCCATGACCATCGGTACGAACACCTCCCCGATGGTCGGCCGCGGCGGCAGCGGCAAGGGCGCGGACGCCAAGTCCGCGGTCAAGGACCGCAAGGTCACCGCCCGCCAGGTCAAGGACCGTCTGGACCGCGAGCTGATCGGTAACGTCTCGCTCCGCGTCCTGGACACCGAGCGCCCCGACGCCTGGGAGGTGCAGGGCCGCGGTGAGCTGGCGCTGGCCATCCTGGTCGAGCAGATGCGCCGCGAGGGCTTCGAGCTGACCATCGGCAAGCCGCAGGTCGTCACCCAGCTCGTCGACGGCAAGGTGCACGAGCCGGTCGAGCGCATGACCATCGACGTGCCCGAGGAGCACATGGGCGCGGTCACGCAGCTCATGGGTGTCCGCAAGGGCCGTATGGACAACATGTCGAACCACGGCTCCGGCTGGGTCCGCATGGAGTTCGTCGTTCCGTCCCGTGGCCTCATCGGCTTCCGTACGGAGTTCCTCACCAACACCCGCGGTACGGGCATCGCCCACTCGATCCACGAGGGCCTGGAGCCGTGGTTCGGCGAGCTGAAGACCCGTAACAACGGTTCGCTGGTCGCCGACCGCGCCGGTTCGGTCACGCCGTTCGCGATGATCAACCTGCAGGAGCGCGGCGTCCTGTTCACCGACCCCGGCACCGAGGTGTACGAGGGCATGATCATCGGCGAGAACTCGCGCGCCGACGACATGGACGTGAACATCACCAAGGAGAAGAAGCTCACCAACATGCGTGCGGCTTCCGCGGACAACACGGAGAACGTGGTGCCCCCGCGCAAGCTGTCGCTGGAGCAGTCCCTGGAGTTCTGCCGCGACGACGAGTGCGTCGAGGTGACCCCGGAGGCCGTCCGCATCCGCAAGGTCGTTCTGGACCAGAAGGAGCGCGGTCGTACGACTTCGCGCGCCAAGCGGTAG
- a CDS encoding peptide ABC transporter substrate-binding protein — protein MRGAQSAKWVAGAAIIALAATACGGGGDKKDAGAAGGTFRLGITEPVAVDPFNAQESEGSLVAHNLFTGLYSATPDGKLKPALAESFTTSDDGKTWTFKIKAGTKFTNGEVVDAESFIRGWTRTVAKASASDVAYPMDGIVGYKELNGGTSDKFAGLSAPDANTLKVELSAADFEFDKKTVHTVFSPVPKVAGAASNKAYNDAPIGNGPFKMEGSWQHNKSITMVRNDDYGLEKAKLAKVEISILNSANAATLEYQGYQSGSFDWARMPTPQLPVAKAKYSAKKQWIEGDTSGINYLVVFNQNAPMNNPDARKAISYAIDRDAIAKGVFQGMQKPATSVLPPSFADTYTNNLCTSCIKQDKDKAKEYAAKGNLKPGTVLDFGYNTGGGHEEWVQAIAQQLKDVLGLEVKLNGKPFKEALSQQQDKATAGIWRSAWGADYPTPDNFLFPLLDSGSINEDPATGKAQGDNRGRYSNPKFDELITKARATKDPAARAAVYKEAEKIAVEDDQALIPTWKRTQYRLANTDKFSNMAMDFFEDPNLAEISAK, from the coding sequence ATGCGTGGTGCTCAGAGCGCCAAGTGGGTCGCGGGCGCGGCAATCATTGCCCTGGCCGCGACTGCCTGCGGTGGCGGCGGGGACAAGAAGGATGCGGGTGCCGCCGGCGGCACCTTCCGCCTCGGTATCACCGAGCCGGTCGCGGTCGACCCGTTCAACGCCCAGGAGTCCGAGGGCTCCCTGGTCGCGCACAACCTCTTCACCGGCCTGTACAGCGCGACGCCGGACGGCAAGCTGAAGCCGGCTCTGGCCGAGTCGTTCACCACGAGCGACGACGGCAAGACCTGGACCTTCAAGATCAAGGCCGGCACCAAGTTCACCAACGGTGAAGTGGTCGACGCCGAGTCGTTCATCCGCGGCTGGACCCGCACCGTCGCGAAGGCCTCGGCCTCCGACGTGGCGTACCCGATGGACGGAATCGTCGGCTACAAGGAGCTCAACGGCGGCACCAGCGACAAGTTCGCCGGTCTGTCGGCTCCGGACGCCAACACGCTGAAGGTCGAGCTGTCCGCGGCTGACTTCGAGTTCGACAAGAAGACCGTTCACACCGTCTTCAGCCCCGTCCCGAAGGTCGCCGGCGCCGCCAGCAACAAGGCGTACAACGACGCTCCCATCGGCAACGGCCCCTTCAAGATGGAGGGTTCGTGGCAGCACAACAAGTCCATCACCATGGTCCGTAACGACGACTACGGCCTGGAGAAGGCGAAGCTCGCCAAGGTTGAGATCTCGATCCTCAACTCGGCCAACGCCGCGACCCTTGAGTACCAGGGTTACCAGTCGGGCAGCTTCGACTGGGCGCGCATGCCCACGCCGCAGCTCCCGGTCGCCAAGGCCAAGTACTCGGCGAAGAAGCAGTGGATCGAAGGCGACACCTCGGGTATCAACTACCTGGTCGTCTTCAACCAGAACGCGCCGATGAACAACCCGGACGCGCGCAAGGCGATCTCCTACGCGATCGACCGGGACGCCATCGCCAAGGGCGTCTTCCAGGGCATGCAGAAGCCCGCCACCTCCGTGCTCCCGCCGTCGTTCGCGGACACGTACACCAACAACCTCTGCACCTCCTGCATCAAGCAGGACAAGGACAAGGCCAAGGAGTACGCGGCCAAGGGCAACCTGAAGCCGGGCACCGTCCTGGACTTCGGCTACAACACCGGTGGCGGCCACGAAGAGTGGGTCCAGGCCATCGCGCAGCAGCTGAAGGACGTCCTCGGCCTCGAGGTCAAGCTGAACGGCAAGCCGTTCAAGGAGGCCCTGTCGCAGCAGCAGGACAAGGCGACCGCCGGTATCTGGCGTTCGGCGTGGGGCGCGGACTACCCGACCCCGGACAACTTCCTGTTCCCGCTGCTCGACTCGGGTTCGATCAACGAGGACCCGGCGACGGGCAAGGCCCAGGGTGACAACCGCGGCCGCTACAGCAACCCGAAGTTCGATGAGCTGATCACGAAGGCTCGCGCCACCAAGGACCCGGCCGCTCGCGCCGCGGTCTACAAGGAGGCCGAGAAGATCGCGGTCGAGGACGACCAGGCGCTCATCCCGACGTGGAAGCGTACGCAGTACCGCCTCGCGAACACGGACAAGTTCAGCAACATGGCGATGGACTTCTTCGAGGACCCGAACCTCGCGGAGATCTCCGCCAAGTAG
- a CDS encoding ABC transporter permease, producing the protein MGRYVIRRLGQMVVVLFGATIILFGCLFVLPGDPVGSLGGDKARDPAVVQALRERYGLNDPLPVQYGNFVKNLVQGDLGEDFTQRRPVTEVLQPKLVNTAELALLAIVLDIVIGLFAGLIAALFRYSFWDVLITLLTTMAVGFPSFVIGMVFQKIFVIQLDWVPLISDGTFKSMILPAFVLAILDAALVARLMRGTMLEVLRADYVKTAVAKGLPRRTVLLKHVMRNSIIPVVTYLGISFGGLLGGALITEAIFNWDGIGLALVTAVQQQNNPIIIGVVTFGVAVFVLLNLIVDLLYAVLDPRIRLA; encoded by the coding sequence GTGGGCAGATATGTGATCCGGCGGCTCGGACAGATGGTGGTCGTCCTCTTCGGTGCGACGATTATTCTCTTTGGCTGTCTCTTCGTGCTTCCGGGCGACCCGGTGGGTTCGCTCGGCGGTGACAAGGCCCGCGACCCGGCAGTGGTGCAAGCGCTCCGTGAACGCTACGGACTCAACGACCCGCTGCCGGTCCAGTACGGCAACTTCGTCAAGAACCTCGTGCAGGGCGACCTCGGTGAGGACTTCACCCAGCGGCGCCCCGTGACCGAGGTGCTCCAGCCCAAGCTCGTGAACACCGCCGAGCTCGCGCTGCTGGCGATCGTCCTCGACATCGTGATCGGCCTGTTCGCCGGCCTGATCGCCGCGCTGTTCAGATACTCCTTCTGGGACGTACTGATCACGCTCCTCACCACCATGGCCGTCGGCTTCCCGTCCTTCGTGATCGGCATGGTGTTCCAGAAGATCTTCGTGATCCAGCTCGACTGGGTCCCGCTGATCTCGGACGGCACCTTCAAGTCGATGATCCTGCCCGCCTTCGTGCTGGCGATCCTCGACGCGGCGCTCGTGGCGAGGCTCATGCGCGGCACCATGCTGGAGGTGCTGCGGGCCGACTACGTCAAGACGGCCGTGGCCAAGGGTCTGCCGCGCCGGACCGTGCTGCTCAAGCACGTCATGCGGAACTCGATCATCCCGGTCGTCACGTACCTGGGTATCTCCTTCGGCGGACTGCTCGGTGGCGCACTCATCACCGAGGCGATCTTCAACTGGGACGGCATCGGCCTCGCGCTGGTGACGGCGGTTCAGCAGCAGAACAACCCGATCATCATCGGCGTGGTGACCTTCGGTGTCGCCGTGTTCGTGTTGCTCAACCTCATCGTCGACCTCTTGTACGCGGTCCTCGACCCCCGCATCCGTCTCGCCTGA
- a CDS encoding ABC transporter permease produces the protein MTELTKSTSVGDATAAAGTAKAVEAEPAIARVTQWGEIRHRFLANKLAVVGLALVLGLFLVAIFAPLIAPHDPYAQDLTNTLQAPGGDNLLGTDSLGRDQLSRIIYGSRIAVIVGLASIFLACAIGVVIGAIAGYFGRATDSVLMRIADVFFAFPLLIGAIVIIIGMGRGVTPVIISLAIFSWPTVARLLRSSILSVREADYVLAARALGADTRRIIIRHILPNSIAGVMAYAAFSVGGAIVAEASLSFLGVGVSPEVPEWGNMLAGAKDFMGVKDYLWTYPSIAIVLTVLGFVFVGDGLRDALDPKLR, from the coding sequence ATGACCGAGCTCACCAAGAGCACATCGGTGGGGGACGCGACCGCTGCGGCAGGGACCGCGAAGGCCGTCGAGGCCGAACCCGCGATCGCCCGTGTCACCCAGTGGGGCGAGATCCGCCACCGCTTCCTCGCCAACAAGCTGGCCGTCGTCGGCCTCGCCCTGGTCCTCGGCCTGTTCCTCGTCGCGATCTTCGCGCCGCTGATCGCGCCGCACGACCCGTACGCGCAGGACCTGACCAACACCCTGCAGGCCCCGGGTGGCGACAACCTGCTCGGTACGGACTCGCTCGGCCGCGACCAGCTCTCGCGCATCATCTACGGCAGCCGCATCGCGGTCATCGTCGGTCTCGCGTCGATCTTCCTGGCCTGCGCCATCGGCGTCGTCATCGGCGCCATCGCCGGCTACTTCGGCCGCGCCACCGACTCGGTGCTGATGCGCATAGCCGACGTCTTCTTCGCCTTCCCGCTGCTGATCGGCGCCATCGTGATCATCATCGGGATGGGCCGTGGTGTCACCCCGGTGATCATCTCGCTGGCCATCTTCTCCTGGCCGACGGTCGCCCGTCTGCTGCGCAGCTCGATCCTGTCGGTCCGCGAGGCCGACTACGTGCTGGCCGCGCGCGCCCTCGGCGCGGACACCCGACGGATCATCATCCGGCACATCCTCCCCAACTCCATCGCCGGTGTGATGGCCTACGCCGCCTTCAGTGTCGGCGGAGCCATCGTGGCCGAGGCGTCGCTGTCCTTCCTGGGCGTCGGCGTGAGCCCCGAGGTTCCCGAGTGGGGCAACATGCTCGCCGGTGCCAAGGACTTCATGGGTGTCAAGGACTACCTGTGGACCTACCCCAGCATCGCGATCGTGCTGACGGTTCTTGGCTTCGTTTTCGTCGGTGACGGGCTCCGCGACGCCCTCGACCCGAAGCTGCGCTAG
- a CDS encoding ABC transporter ATP-binding protein, translating to MTTSSVTAEVPHQRASDADAPVLEVRDLHVEFKTREGVVKAVNGVNYSVSAGETLAVLGESGSGKSVTAQAIMGILDSPPGRVSQGEILFKGQDILTLPESERRKLRGPKMAMIFQDALSALNPVYSVGNQLGEMFRVHQGMSKKDAKAKAIELMERVKIPAARSRVNDYPHQFSGGMRQRIMIAMALALEPDLIIADEPTTALDVTVQAQVMDLLADLQREYNMGLILITHDLGVVADVADKIAVMYAGRIVEQAPVHELYARPAHPYTRGLLDSIPRLDQKGEELYAIKGLPPNLLKIPTGCAFNPRCPKAQDICRTDVPALLPVTERDGIELVGRGSACHFWEEQIHG from the coding sequence ATGACTACTTCAAGCGTCACCGCAGAAGTGCCCCACCAGAGGGCATCCGACGCCGATGCGCCCGTCCTCGAAGTGCGTGACCTGCACGTCGAGTTCAAGACCCGCGAAGGCGTGGTCAAGGCCGTCAACGGCGTCAACTACAGCGTCTCCGCAGGCGAGACGCTGGCCGTGCTCGGCGAGTCCGGTTCCGGCAAGTCCGTGACCGCACAGGCCATCATGGGCATCCTCGACTCGCCCCCCGGGCGCGTCTCCCAGGGCGAGATCCTCTTCAAGGGCCAGGACATCCTGACCCTCCCGGAGAGCGAGCGGCGCAAGCTGCGCGGCCCGAAGATGGCGATGATCTTCCAGGACGCGCTCTCCGCGCTGAACCCGGTGTACTCCGTCGGCAACCAGCTGGGCGAGATGTTCCGCGTCCACCAGGGCATGTCGAAGAAGGACGCCAAGGCGAAGGCCATCGAGCTGATGGAGCGGGTGAAGATCCCGGCTGCCCGCAGCCGGGTCAACGACTACCCGCACCAGTTCTCCGGCGGCATGCGCCAGCGCATCATGATCGCGATGGCGCTCGCCCTGGAGCCCGACCTGATCATCGCGGACGAGCCCACCACGGCGCTCGACGTGACGGTCCAGGCCCAGGTCATGGACCTGCTGGCCGACCTGCAGCGCGAGTACAACATGGGTCTGATCCTGATCACCCACGACCTCGGCGTGGTCGCCGACGTCGCGGACAAGATCGCCGTGATGTACGCGGGCCGCATCGTCGAGCAGGCTCCGGTCCACGAGCTGTACGCGCGCCCCGCGCACCCGTACACGCGTGGTCTGCTGGACTCGATCCCGCGCCTGGACCAAAAGGGCGAAGAGCTCTACGCGATCAAGGGGCTGCCGCCCAACCTGCTCAAGATCCCGACGGGCTGCGCCTTCAACCCGCGCTGCCCGAAGGCGCAGGACATCTGCCGCACCGACGTCCCGGCCCTGCTGCCGGTGACCGAGCGCGACGGCATCGAACTGGTCGGCCGCGGCAGCGCCTGCCACTTCTGGGAGGAGCAGATCCATGGCTGA
- a CDS encoding ABC transporter ATP-binding protein yields MAELDKKDDAVDDATPSLAEVEVVDVASETAALEAIAAPVDRGEPILQVRNLVKHFPLTQGILFKKQIGAVRAVDGVSFDLHQGETLGIVGESGCGKSTVAKLLMLLETATSGEVFYKGTDITKLSGKALKVVRRNIQMVFQDPYTSLNPRMTVGDIIGEPFEIHPEVAPKGDRRRKVQELLDVVGLNPEYINRYPHQFSGGQRQRIGIARGLALNPEIIICDEPVSALDVSVQAQVINLMAKLQDEFNLSYIFIAHDLSIVRHISDRVGVMYLGKMAEIGSDQQIYDHPTHPYTQALLSAVPVPDPGAREGRDRIILSGEIPSPANPPSGCRFRTRCWKAEDKCSTEEPLLAIPERFKGQDTPAAHESACHFAEEKAVLAV; encoded by the coding sequence ATGGCTGAGCTGGACAAGAAGGACGACGCCGTGGATGACGCCACCCCGAGCCTGGCCGAGGTCGAGGTCGTCGACGTGGCGTCCGAGACGGCGGCCCTGGAAGCCATCGCGGCTCCCGTGGACCGCGGCGAGCCGATCCTGCAGGTGCGCAACCTGGTCAAGCACTTCCCGCTGACCCAGGGCATCCTCTTCAAGAAGCAGATCGGCGCGGTCCGCGCGGTGGACGGGGTCTCCTTCGACCTCCACCAGGGCGAGACCCTCGGCATCGTCGGCGAGTCCGGCTGTGGCAAGTCCACGGTCGCCAAGCTGCTGATGCTGCTGGAGACCGCGACGTCCGGCGAGGTGTTCTACAAGGGCACGGACATCACCAAGCTGTCGGGGAAGGCCCTCAAGGTCGTCCGCCGCAACATCCAGATGGTGTTCCAGGACCCGTACACCTCGCTGAACCCGCGCATGACGGTCGGCGACATCATCGGTGAGCCGTTCGAGATCCACCCCGAGGTGGCTCCCAAGGGCGACCGGCGCCGCAAGGTCCAGGAACTCCTGGACGTCGTGGGCCTGAACCCGGAGTACATCAACCGCTACCCGCACCAGTTCTCCGGCGGCCAGCGCCAGCGCATCGGCATCGCCCGCGGCCTCGCGCTCAACCCGGAGATCATCATCTGCGACGAGCCCGTCTCGGCGCTCGACGTGTCGGTGCAGGCGCAGGTCATCAACCTGATGGCGAAGCTGCAGGACGAGTTCAACCTCTCCTACATCTTCATCGCGCACGACCTCTCCATCGTCCGGCACATCTCCGACCGCGTCGGCGTGATGTACCTCGGCAAGATGGCGGAGATCGGCAGCGACCAGCAGATCTACGACCACCCGACGCACCCCTACACCCAGGCACTGCTCTCCGCCGTGCCGGTGCCGGACCCGGGTGCCCGCGAGGGCCGCGACCGGATCATCCTGTCGGGCGAGATCCCCTCCCCGGCCAACCCGCCGTCGGGCTGCCGCTTCCGCACCCGCTGCTGGAAGGCCGAGGACAAGTGCTCCACCGAGGAGCCGCTCCTCGCGATCCCGGAGCGCTTCAAGGGCCAGGACACCCCGGCCGCGCACGAGTCCGCGTGCCACTTCGCCGAGGAGAAGGCCGTTCTGGCCGTCTGA
- a CDS encoding GNAT family N-acetyltransferase, translating to MLTVRPAGPGDAGDICALLNTIDRIEIGRPETDLRTVEADLHHPDVDLATDSWLAFDGGRLVAYALVWTDSGPGRVDSDHYVLPDRQDAGARLLELMEARARQMAAGAPGARLRLQLNVRPTLDLDLITGYGWHPVRRYQVMTLDLTAAPWPVPAVPAGLSGLVLRDCAADPADPRRAHALVEDTFAAHFGHVERPYEAWLDHLDARDLDWSLVWIASLPALGDVGILLTRDDRTSMGWLSHIGVRADQRGRGIGGHLLRHGTAVYAARGRDTVGLGVDTANESGALGLYERHGMGVHFAVDTWELPLR from the coding sequence ATGCTGACCGTACGCCCCGCAGGGCCCGGAGACGCCGGTGACATCTGCGCACTGCTGAACACCATCGACCGGATCGAGATCGGCAGGCCGGAGACCGATCTGCGCACGGTCGAAGCCGATCTCCACCACCCCGACGTGGACCTCGCCACCGATTCCTGGCTCGCCTTCGACGGCGGGCGGCTCGTCGCCTACGCCCTCGTGTGGACGGACTCCGGACCGGGCCGGGTCGACTCCGACCACTACGTCCTGCCCGACCGGCAGGACGCCGGGGCGCGGCTGCTGGAGCTGATGGAGGCCCGGGCCCGGCAGATGGCCGCCGGAGCGCCGGGGGCCCGGCTGCGGCTCCAGCTCAACGTCCGGCCCACCCTGGACCTCGACCTGATCACCGGATACGGCTGGCACCCCGTGCGCCGCTACCAGGTGATGACCCTGGACCTCACCGCGGCCCCCTGGCCCGTCCCGGCGGTGCCCGCCGGGCTGAGCGGGCTGGTCCTGCGCGACTGCGCCGCCGACCCGGCCGACCCCCGCCGGGCCCACGCCCTGGTCGAGGACACCTTCGCCGCGCACTTCGGGCACGTGGAACGCCCGTACGAAGCCTGGCTGGACCACCTCGACGCCCGCGACCTGGACTGGTCCCTGGTGTGGATCGCGAGCCTGCCCGCGCTGGGCGACGTAGGCATCCTGCTGACCCGCGACGACCGTACGTCCATGGGCTGGCTCAGCCACATCGGCGTACGCGCGGACCAGCGCGGCCGGGGGATCGGCGGCCACCTGCTGCGCCACGGCACCGCCGTCTACGCGGCGCGCGGGCGCGACACGGTCGGCCTCGGCGTCGACACCGCCAACGAGAGCGGGGCGCTGGGCCTGTACGAGCGCCACGGCATGGGCGTGCACTTCGCCGTGGACACCTGGGAGCTGCCTCTTCGCTGA
- a CDS encoding peptide ABC transporter substrate-binding protein, whose translation MRGATHAKWAACAVAVALTATACGGGSDSGGGGGAGIISSSWGDPQNPLEPANTNEVQGGKVLDMLFRGLKRYDPKTGEAKNMVADKIETTDSQNFTITLKDGWKFSNDEPVTAQSFVDAWNYGADVRSKQNNSPFFKDIVGYADVHPETGEPKAKTMSGLVVKDAKTFTVALKEKFSTWPDTLGYQAFSPLPKGFFTDHAGWLSKPVGNGPYTVDSYTKGTAIKMRKWDGYTGADKAQNGGVDLKVYTDNNTAYTDLISGNLDLVDDVPAQQLKNVKKDLGDRYINQPALIIQTLTFPLYDPAWGKPGMEKVRRGVSMAINRDEITKQIFQGTRTPAKDWTSAALGDKGGYSATACGDACKFDPAQAKKLIEEGGGLPGGKVTLTSNVDTGSHREWMDAVCNSINNALGKGAVCTVNPVGTFADFRNQQSAFKLTGPFRSGWQADYPLIQNFLEPLYYTDASSNYGKFNNKDFDKLVDEANQESDTAKATAKFQDAEKILAEQMPSIPLWYQNGSAGFSERVSNVALNQFSVPVYDQIKVS comes from the coding sequence ATGCGCGGAGCCACCCACGCCAAGTGGGCCGCTTGTGCGGTCGCCGTCGCCCTCACGGCGACGGCCTGCGGCGGCGGAAGCGACAGCGGCGGGGGCGGTGGCGCCGGCATCATCAGCTCCTCCTGGGGCGACCCGCAGAACCCGCTGGAGCCCGCCAACACCAATGAGGTCCAGGGCGGCAAGGTCCTCGACATGCTCTTCCGCGGGCTCAAGCGCTACGACCCGAAGACCGGCGAGGCCAAGAACATGGTCGCCGACAAGATCGAGACGACCGACAGCCAGAACTTCACGATCACGCTGAAGGACGGCTGGAAGTTCAGCAACGACGAGCCGGTCACCGCCCAGTCCTTCGTGGACGCCTGGAACTACGGGGCGGACGTGCGCAGCAAGCAGAACAACTCGCCCTTCTTCAAGGACATCGTCGGCTACGCCGACGTCCACCCGGAGACCGGCGAACCCAAGGCCAAGACGATGTCCGGCCTGGTGGTCAAGGATGCCAAGACCTTCACGGTCGCCCTCAAGGAGAAGTTCTCCACCTGGCCCGACACCCTCGGCTACCAGGCGTTCTCCCCGCTGCCCAAGGGCTTCTTCACCGACCACGCCGGCTGGCTGAGCAAGCCGGTCGGCAACGGCCCGTACACGGTGGACTCGTACACCAAGGGCACGGCGATCAAGATGCGCAAGTGGGACGGCTACACGGGCGCGGACAAGGCGCAGAACGGCGGCGTGGACCTCAAGGTCTACACCGACAACAACACCGCCTACACGGACCTGATCTCCGGCAACCTCGACCTCGTCGACGACGTCCCGGCGCAGCAGCTGAAGAACGTCAAGAAGGACCTGGGCGACCGGTACATCAACCAGCCCGCCCTGATCATCCAGACGCTGACCTTCCCGCTCTACGACCCCGCCTGGGGCAAGCCCGGCATGGAGAAGGTCCGCCGCGGCGTCTCGATGGCGATCAACCGCGACGAGATCACCAAGCAGATCTTCCAGGGCACCCGCACCCCCGCCAAGGACTGGACCTCCGCGGCCCTCGGCGACAAGGGCGGCTACTCCGCCACCGCGTGCGGCGACGCCTGCAAGTTCGACCCGGCGCAGGCGAAGAAGCTGATCGAGGAGGGCGGCGGGCTGCCCGGCGGGAAGGTCACGCTCACCTCGAACGTGGACACCGGCTCGCACCGCGAGTGGATGGACGCCGTCTGCAACAGCATCAACAACGCGCTGGGCAAGGGCGCGGTCTGCACGGTCAACCCGGTCGGCACCTTCGCGGACTTCAGGAACCAGCAGAGCGCCTTCAAGCTGACCGGCCCCTTCCGCTCCGGCTGGCAGGCGGACTACCCGCTGATCCAGAACTTCCTGGAGCCGCTGTACTACACGGACGCCTCCTCCAACTACGGGAAGTTCAACAACAAGGACTTCGACAAGCTCGTCGACGAGGCGAACCAGGAGAGCGACACGGCGAAGGCCACGGCCAAGTTCCAGGACGCTGAGAAGATCCTCGCCGAGCAGATGCCGTCCATCCCGCTCTGGTACCAGAACGGCAGCGCGGGCTTCTCGGAGCGCGTCTCGAACGTCGCGCTCAACCAGTTCAGCGTCCCCGTCTACGACCAGATCAAGGTCAGCTGA